A window of the Brassica oleracea var. oleracea cultivar TO1000 chromosome C1, BOL, whole genome shotgun sequence genome harbors these coding sequences:
- the LOC106301795 gene encoding LOW QUALITY PROTEIN: putative F-box protein At3g23420 (The sequence of the model RefSeq protein was modified relative to this genomic sequence to represent the inferred CDS: inserted 1 base in 1 codon) — protein MSDLPRELAEEALCRIPVTSLRPVRSTCKKWNTXSRCGVFAKKHLAHHAKVAEEAKEDPVVVMIMDYRVFLMRFNLSNINNNVESCVNPEAKLIGPDGSDQIDVREIFHCDGLLLCIPKDHSRLVVWNPYWGQIRWIECTHNYHLQPNHLVDKYTYALGYDSSSSSHKILRFSDFATMFVEFRIYEFSSDSWRILDLLPRVWMIGYGERGLTLKGNTYWFASEIQFKNSFLVCFDFTRETFWSHLPLPFDDAYPEDTVSLSSVREDQLVVLFQPWDILTLEIWISNKIDEPNSVSWNNKVFLSADIRQLIHPQWQFPVSASFFIEEEKKIAVVFAKDTDIQNPTREVAYIIGVDGSIKAADVRESADKVLTALVCSYVPSLVKLN, from the exons ATGTCTGATCTTCCAAGGGAACTGGCAGAGGAGGCGCTCTGTCGAATTCCGGTGACATCTCTGAGACCAGTCCGATCTACTTGCAAAAAGTGGAACA TGTCCAGATGTGGCGTATTTGCAAAGAAGCACCTTGCTCATCACGCAAAAGTGGCAGAAGAAGCAAAGGAGGACCCTGTTGTGGTGATGATTATGGATTATAGGGTTTTTTTGATGAGATTCAATCTTTCCAACATCAACAACAACGTTGAATCATGTGTAAATCCCGAAGCTAAACTTATTGGCCCAGACGGCTCGGATCAAATCGATGTGCGTGAAATCTTTCATTGCGACGGTTTATTGTTATGCATTCCCAAAGACCACTCCAGGCTCGTGGTTTGGAACCCTTATTGGGGGCAAATCAGGTGGATCGAGTGCACTCATAATTACCACTTACAGCCTAACCACTTAGTGGACAAGTATACGTATGCTCTTGGGTACGACAGTAGCAGTAGTTCCCACAAAATCTTGAGATTTAGTGATTTTGCCACTATGTTTGTTGAGTTCAGGATCTACGAATTCAGTTCTGATTCATGGAGAATTCTTGATCTCCTTCCTCGAGTCTGGATGATAGGATATGGTGAACGTGGACTTACTTTAAAGGGAAATACCTACTGGTTTGCTTCAGAAATACAGTTTAAGAATAGTTTTTTAGTCTGTTTTGATTTCACAAGAGAGACATTCTGGTCGCATTTGCCTCTACCGTTTGATGATGCTTATCCTGAAGATACTGTGAGTCTATCTAGTGTTAGAGAAGATCAGCTTGTGGTTTTATTCCAGCCCTGGGATATATTGACGTTGGAGATCTGGATTTCCAATAAGATTGATGAGCCTAACT CCGTGTCCTGGAACAACAAGGTGTTCTTATCGGCGGATATCAGACAGCTCATTCACCCTCAGTGGCAGTTTCCGGTATCTGCGAGTTTTTTTATTGAAGAGGAGAAGAAAATCGCCGTGGTTTTTGCTAAAGACACAGATATACAAAACCCCACTCGCGAAGTAGCTTACATCATTGGAGTAGATGGATCCATCAAAGCAGCAGATGTCAGAGAAAGTGCAGACAAAGTTCTTACTGCACTTGTTTGCTCATATGTTCCAAGCTTAGTGAAACTTAATTAG